From Alosa sapidissima isolate fAloSap1 chromosome 7, fAloSap1.pri, whole genome shotgun sequence, the proteins below share one genomic window:
- the tpx2 gene encoding targeting protein for Xklp2 isoform X2 — protein MDVQPAGSTDLYEFDAPTHILDFKSLQPDDQADQWFDCSKDSTVEQQEDGEIIQDLTSPPPKEKEGSSDKEDAVENIAPSNIVLSWGMGKPAAAAPTQTKAQPRRVSKRPVAEVKVATPPVKKQRRVVPTPKRTFHHWRSSSYTQRQRRVVRSSHRLSQKSAASTAKAQTSAASATSAKQRSTEQQEMERIEALQHEVAEQRRRNEASYKAALAGSQPLKKQVLSTTIPKEFHFRSDARSKRSATVSTSTYTEVDFNSQLRKHQTSPVKAPPKGGTTVPKPFNLSRGGKRKHEESASYVSIAQQIEQFQKRTPVRYHLRSRQSQERGPSPVKAERPKVTHPMTPQLMTRSRSRPQVMKSTAEIEAEELEKIQQFKFKALELNRKILEAAVVPKKPSAKGVTQPEGFHLEIEKRLQERQASKKPKEAEDHTFHSRPLPVKILEEVVGVPEKRVAAPTVPESPAFALKNRVRVERQIEEVKPVRIKAVPVPHSVPFQPKLTAKSAVEMCPFSFEERERERRAMKEKKLEELRKEECHEFKATPLPDFSEISLPEKKVVEPTKPEPFRLQIDERGATKSDRWERMMKEELKQQAEAASFKARPNTVTHKEPFVPKKENRSILATEGFQLSTERRAKEREDFEREKSEREALRALQEQEQLREQEEQERERVARLRHELVHKAQPVRHYKQLEVKKSELPLTVPQSPNFSDRFRM, from the exons ATGGACGTGCAGCCTGCTGGCTCTACGGACCTTTATGAATTTGATGCTCCCACGCATATTTTGGATTTCAAATCCCTTCAACCGGATGATCAGGCTGACCAGTGGTTTG ATTGCTCTAAGGACTCTACTGTCGAACaacaggaagatggagagaTCATACAAGATCTGACTTCTCCTCCACCCAAGGAAAAAGAGGGGAGCTCTGATAAAG AGGATGCAGTTGAGAACATTGCACCATCAAACATTGTTCTTTCATGGGGCATGGGTAAGCCAGCAGCAGCTGCTCCCACACAAACAAAGGCTCAACCACGCAG AGTGTCCAAGCGACCTGTAGCAGAGGTGAAGGTTGCAActccaccagttaagaaacagaGAAG AGTTGTACCAACACCTAAAAGAACGTTTCATCACTGGAG gagctcctcctacacacagaggcagagacGAGTTGTAAGGAGCAGTCACAGACTTAGTCAAAAGTCTGCAGCTTCCACAGCTAAGGCCCAGACTTCTGCTGCCTCCGCTACTTCTGCCAAGCA GAGGAGCACTGAGCAACAGGAGATGGAACGCATTGAAGCTCTCCAACATGAGGTGGCTGAGCAGCGACGCCGGAACGAGGCCAGCTACAAAGCAGCCCTGGCTGGCA GTCAGCCCTTGAAGAAACAAGTTCTATCCACTACAATACCAAAAGAGTTCCACTTCCGCTCAGATGCACGGTCAAAACGCAGCGCCACAGTTTCCACTTCCACCTACACAGAGGTGGATTTCAATTCCCAACTCCGGAAGCACCAAACTTCACCT GTAAAGGCACCACCAAAGGGGGGGACGACTGTTCCCAAACCATTCAATCTATCTCGTGGTGGCAAACGAAAGCATGAGGAGTCTGCTAGTTATGTGTCTATAGCACAGCAGATTGAACAGTTCCAGAAACGCACACCAGTGCGCTATCACTTACGCAGTCGCCAAAGTCAAGAGAGAG GTCCCTCACCAGTGAAGGCTGAGCGGCCAAAGGTTACGCACCCAATGACCCCTCAGCTGATGACCCGCTCGAGGAGTCGTCCCCAGGTTATGAAGAGTACGGCTGAGATTGAGGCTGAAGAGCTAGAGAAGATTCAGCA GTTTAAGTTCAAAGCCCTTGAGCTCAATCGGAAAATACTGGAGGCTGCTGTGGTGCCCAAGAAGCCATCGGCTAAGGGAGTCACCCAACCGGAGGGGTTCCATTTGGAGATTGAGAAGCGCCTGCAGGAGAGGCAGGCCAGTAAAAAGCCAAAGGAAGCTGAAGACCACACCTTTCACTCCAGACCTCTGCCAGTGAAAAtcctggaggaggtggtg GGTGTTCCAGAGAAGCGAGTGGCAGCTCCAACAGTACCAGAATCTCCAGCTTTTGCTCTGAAAAACCGTGTCCGTGTGGAGCGCCAAATTGAAGAG GTTAAACCGGTACGCATCAAGGCTGTCCCTGTGCCACATTCTGTACCTTTCCAGCCTAAGCTTACTGCAAAAAGTGCTGTAGAGATGTGCCCCTTTTCTTTTGAGGAGCGGGAACGTGAAAGGAGGGCAATGAAGGAGAAAAAACTTGAAGAGCTTCGTAAGGAGGAG TGTCATGAGTTCAAGGCCACACCACTTCCAGACTTCAGTGAGATCAGCCTTCCTGAGAAGAAGGTGGTGGAGCCCACTAAACCCGAGCCCTTCAGGCTTCAGATCGATGAGCGGGGAGCAACCAAGAGTGACCGTTGGGAGAGAATG ATGAAGGAAGAGCTGAAACAACAGGCTGAGGCTGCCAGCTTTAAGGCACGACCAAACACAGTTACACATAAAGAGCCATTTGTCCCCAAGAAGGAGAACAGAAGCATCTTGG CTACTGAGGGATTTCAACTGAGCACCGAGCGACGGGCCAAGGAGCGGGAGGACTTTGAAcgagagaagagtgagagggaggcgCTCCGAG
- the tpx2 gene encoding targeting protein for Xklp2 isoform X1: MDVQPAGSTDLYEFDAPTHILDFKSLQPDDQADQWFDCSKDSTVEQQEDGEIIQDLTSPPPKEKEGSSDKEDAVENIAPSNIVLSWGMGKPAAAAPTQTKAQPRRVSKRPVAEVKVATPPVKKQRRVVPTPKRTFHHWRSSSYTQRQRRVVRSSHRLSQKSAASTAKAQTSAASATSAKQRSTEQQEMERIEALQHEVAEQRRRNEASYKAALAGSQPLKKQVLSTTIPKEFHFRSDARSKRSATVSTSTYTEVDFNSQLRKHQTSPVKAPPKGGTTVPKPFNLSRGGKRKHEESASYVSIAQQIEQFQKRTPVRYHLRSRQSQERGPSPVKAERPKVTHPMTPQLMTRSRSRPQVMKSTAEIEAEELEKIQQFKFKALELNRKILEAAVVPKKPSAKGVTQPEGFHLEIEKRLQERQASKKPKEAEDHTFHSRPLPVKILEEVVGVPEKRVAAPTVPESPAFALKNRVRVERQIEEVKPVRIKAVPVPHSVPFQPKLTAKSAVEMCPFSFEERERERRAMKEKKLEELRKEECHEFKATPLPDFSEISLPEKKVVEPTKPEPFRLQIDERGATKSDRWERMMKEELKQQAEAASFKARPNTVTHKEPFVPKKENRSILDNTTNSVATEGFQLSTERRAKEREDFEREKSEREALRALQEQEQLREQEEQERERVARLRHELVHKAQPVRHYKQLEVKKSELPLTVPQSPNFSDRFRM, translated from the exons ATGGACGTGCAGCCTGCTGGCTCTACGGACCTTTATGAATTTGATGCTCCCACGCATATTTTGGATTTCAAATCCCTTCAACCGGATGATCAGGCTGACCAGTGGTTTG ATTGCTCTAAGGACTCTACTGTCGAACaacaggaagatggagagaTCATACAAGATCTGACTTCTCCTCCACCCAAGGAAAAAGAGGGGAGCTCTGATAAAG AGGATGCAGTTGAGAACATTGCACCATCAAACATTGTTCTTTCATGGGGCATGGGTAAGCCAGCAGCAGCTGCTCCCACACAAACAAAGGCTCAACCACGCAG AGTGTCCAAGCGACCTGTAGCAGAGGTGAAGGTTGCAActccaccagttaagaaacagaGAAG AGTTGTACCAACACCTAAAAGAACGTTTCATCACTGGAG gagctcctcctacacacagaggcagagacGAGTTGTAAGGAGCAGTCACAGACTTAGTCAAAAGTCTGCAGCTTCCACAGCTAAGGCCCAGACTTCTGCTGCCTCCGCTACTTCTGCCAAGCA GAGGAGCACTGAGCAACAGGAGATGGAACGCATTGAAGCTCTCCAACATGAGGTGGCTGAGCAGCGACGCCGGAACGAGGCCAGCTACAAAGCAGCCCTGGCTGGCA GTCAGCCCTTGAAGAAACAAGTTCTATCCACTACAATACCAAAAGAGTTCCACTTCCGCTCAGATGCACGGTCAAAACGCAGCGCCACAGTTTCCACTTCCACCTACACAGAGGTGGATTTCAATTCCCAACTCCGGAAGCACCAAACTTCACCT GTAAAGGCACCACCAAAGGGGGGGACGACTGTTCCCAAACCATTCAATCTATCTCGTGGTGGCAAACGAAAGCATGAGGAGTCTGCTAGTTATGTGTCTATAGCACAGCAGATTGAACAGTTCCAGAAACGCACACCAGTGCGCTATCACTTACGCAGTCGCCAAAGTCAAGAGAGAG GTCCCTCACCAGTGAAGGCTGAGCGGCCAAAGGTTACGCACCCAATGACCCCTCAGCTGATGACCCGCTCGAGGAGTCGTCCCCAGGTTATGAAGAGTACGGCTGAGATTGAGGCTGAAGAGCTAGAGAAGATTCAGCA GTTTAAGTTCAAAGCCCTTGAGCTCAATCGGAAAATACTGGAGGCTGCTGTGGTGCCCAAGAAGCCATCGGCTAAGGGAGTCACCCAACCGGAGGGGTTCCATTTGGAGATTGAGAAGCGCCTGCAGGAGAGGCAGGCCAGTAAAAAGCCAAAGGAAGCTGAAGACCACACCTTTCACTCCAGACCTCTGCCAGTGAAAAtcctggaggaggtggtg GGTGTTCCAGAGAAGCGAGTGGCAGCTCCAACAGTACCAGAATCTCCAGCTTTTGCTCTGAAAAACCGTGTCCGTGTGGAGCGCCAAATTGAAGAG GTTAAACCGGTACGCATCAAGGCTGTCCCTGTGCCACATTCTGTACCTTTCCAGCCTAAGCTTACTGCAAAAAGTGCTGTAGAGATGTGCCCCTTTTCTTTTGAGGAGCGGGAACGTGAAAGGAGGGCAATGAAGGAGAAAAAACTTGAAGAGCTTCGTAAGGAGGAG TGTCATGAGTTCAAGGCCACACCACTTCCAGACTTCAGTGAGATCAGCCTTCCTGAGAAGAAGGTGGTGGAGCCCACTAAACCCGAGCCCTTCAGGCTTCAGATCGATGAGCGGGGAGCAACCAAGAGTGACCGTTGGGAGAGAATG ATGAAGGAAGAGCTGAAACAACAGGCTGAGGCTGCCAGCTTTAAGGCACGACCAAACACAGTTACACATAAAGAGCCATTTGTCCCCAAGAAGGAGAACAGAAGCATCTTGG ACAATACCACTAATTCTGTAGCTACTGAGGGATTTCAACTGAGCACCGAGCGACGGGCCAAGGAGCGGGAGGACTTTGAAcgagagaagagtgagagggaggcgCTCCGAG
- the tpx2 gene encoding targeting protein for Xklp2 isoform X3, with translation MDVQPAGSTDLYEFDAPTHILDFKSLQPDDQADQWFDCSKDSTVEQQEDGEIIQDLTSPPPKEKEGSSDKEDAVENIAPSNIVLSWGMGKPAAAAPTQTKAQPRRVSKRPVAEVKVATPPVKKQRRSSSYTQRQRRVVRSSHRLSQKSAASTAKAQTSAASATSAKQRSTEQQEMERIEALQHEVAEQRRRNEASYKAALAGSQPLKKQVLSTTIPKEFHFRSDARSKRSATVSTSTYTEVDFNSQLRKHQTSPVKAPPKGGTTVPKPFNLSRGGKRKHEESASYVSIAQQIEQFQKRTPVRYHLRSRQSQERGPSPVKAERPKVTHPMTPQLMTRSRSRPQVMKSTAEIEAEELEKIQQFKFKALELNRKILEAAVVPKKPSAKGVTQPEGFHLEIEKRLQERQASKKPKEAEDHTFHSRPLPVKILEEVVGVPEKRVAAPTVPESPAFALKNRVRVERQIEEVKPVRIKAVPVPHSVPFQPKLTAKSAVEMCPFSFEERERERRAMKEKKLEELRKEECHEFKATPLPDFSEISLPEKKVVEPTKPEPFRLQIDERGATKSDRWERMMKEELKQQAEAASFKARPNTVTHKEPFVPKKENRSILDNTTNSVATEGFQLSTERRAKEREDFEREKSEREALRALQEQEQLREQEEQERERVARLRHELVHKAQPVRHYKQLEVKKSELPLTVPQSPNFSDRFRM, from the exons ATGGACGTGCAGCCTGCTGGCTCTACGGACCTTTATGAATTTGATGCTCCCACGCATATTTTGGATTTCAAATCCCTTCAACCGGATGATCAGGCTGACCAGTGGTTTG ATTGCTCTAAGGACTCTACTGTCGAACaacaggaagatggagagaTCATACAAGATCTGACTTCTCCTCCACCCAAGGAAAAAGAGGGGAGCTCTGATAAAG AGGATGCAGTTGAGAACATTGCACCATCAAACATTGTTCTTTCATGGGGCATGGGTAAGCCAGCAGCAGCTGCTCCCACACAAACAAAGGCTCAACCACGCAG AGTGTCCAAGCGACCTGTAGCAGAGGTGAAGGTTGCAActccaccagttaagaaacagaGAAG gagctcctcctacacacagaggcagagacGAGTTGTAAGGAGCAGTCACAGACTTAGTCAAAAGTCTGCAGCTTCCACAGCTAAGGCCCAGACTTCTGCTGCCTCCGCTACTTCTGCCAAGCA GAGGAGCACTGAGCAACAGGAGATGGAACGCATTGAAGCTCTCCAACATGAGGTGGCTGAGCAGCGACGCCGGAACGAGGCCAGCTACAAAGCAGCCCTGGCTGGCA GTCAGCCCTTGAAGAAACAAGTTCTATCCACTACAATACCAAAAGAGTTCCACTTCCGCTCAGATGCACGGTCAAAACGCAGCGCCACAGTTTCCACTTCCACCTACACAGAGGTGGATTTCAATTCCCAACTCCGGAAGCACCAAACTTCACCT GTAAAGGCACCACCAAAGGGGGGGACGACTGTTCCCAAACCATTCAATCTATCTCGTGGTGGCAAACGAAAGCATGAGGAGTCTGCTAGTTATGTGTCTATAGCACAGCAGATTGAACAGTTCCAGAAACGCACACCAGTGCGCTATCACTTACGCAGTCGCCAAAGTCAAGAGAGAG GTCCCTCACCAGTGAAGGCTGAGCGGCCAAAGGTTACGCACCCAATGACCCCTCAGCTGATGACCCGCTCGAGGAGTCGTCCCCAGGTTATGAAGAGTACGGCTGAGATTGAGGCTGAAGAGCTAGAGAAGATTCAGCA GTTTAAGTTCAAAGCCCTTGAGCTCAATCGGAAAATACTGGAGGCTGCTGTGGTGCCCAAGAAGCCATCGGCTAAGGGAGTCACCCAACCGGAGGGGTTCCATTTGGAGATTGAGAAGCGCCTGCAGGAGAGGCAGGCCAGTAAAAAGCCAAAGGAAGCTGAAGACCACACCTTTCACTCCAGACCTCTGCCAGTGAAAAtcctggaggaggtggtg GGTGTTCCAGAGAAGCGAGTGGCAGCTCCAACAGTACCAGAATCTCCAGCTTTTGCTCTGAAAAACCGTGTCCGTGTGGAGCGCCAAATTGAAGAG GTTAAACCGGTACGCATCAAGGCTGTCCCTGTGCCACATTCTGTACCTTTCCAGCCTAAGCTTACTGCAAAAAGTGCTGTAGAGATGTGCCCCTTTTCTTTTGAGGAGCGGGAACGTGAAAGGAGGGCAATGAAGGAGAAAAAACTTGAAGAGCTTCGTAAGGAGGAG TGTCATGAGTTCAAGGCCACACCACTTCCAGACTTCAGTGAGATCAGCCTTCCTGAGAAGAAGGTGGTGGAGCCCACTAAACCCGAGCCCTTCAGGCTTCAGATCGATGAGCGGGGAGCAACCAAGAGTGACCGTTGGGAGAGAATG ATGAAGGAAGAGCTGAAACAACAGGCTGAGGCTGCCAGCTTTAAGGCACGACCAAACACAGTTACACATAAAGAGCCATTTGTCCCCAAGAAGGAGAACAGAAGCATCTTGG ACAATACCACTAATTCTGTAGCTACTGAGGGATTTCAACTGAGCACCGAGCGACGGGCCAAGGAGCGGGAGGACTTTGAAcgagagaagagtgagagggaggcgCTCCGAG
- the trappc6b gene encoding trafficking protein particle complex subunit 6b, whose amino-acid sequence MADEALFQFLHNEVIQYVYKSAESGEMENGRCITKLENMGFRVGQGLIERFTKDTARFKDELDIMKFICKDFWTSVFKKQIDNLRTNHQGIYVLQDNKFRLLTQLSAGKQHLEHAPKYLAFTCGLVRGGLSNLGVKSIVTAEVSIMPACKFQVMIQK is encoded by the exons ATGGCAGACGAAGCTCTATTCCAGTTTCTTCACAATGAAGTCATTCAATATGTGTACAAATCAGCCGAGAGTGGAGAGATG GAAAATGGGAGATGCATTACCAAACTGGAAAACATGGGATTTAGAGTCGGACAAGGACTCATAGAAAG ATTTACAAAAGATACTGCACGCTTCAAAGATGAACTTGACATCATGAAGTTCATTTGCAAGGACTTTTGGACCagtgtttttaaaaagcaaATTGACAACCTGAGGACAAACCACCAG gGTATTTATGTACTTCAAGACAACAAATTCCGTCTACTTACACAGTTGTCTGCAGGTAAACAGCATCTGGAACATGCTCCAAAG TATCTAGCATTCACTTGTGGCCTGGTGAGAGGGGGGCTCTCCAACCTTGGAGTGAAAAGTATTGTCACAGCGGAAGTCTCTATCATGCCTGCAT gtaaATTTCAGGTCATGATTCAGAAGTAA
- the plagx gene encoding pleiomorphic adenoma gene X: MYHGKDHLNSHLQTHDPNKQNLQCEECGKHYNTRLGYRRHVATHAASSTGDLTCKVCRQSFESMPALLEHLSTHTGRPPPAGTAVRERRHSCDHCDRRFYTRKDVRRHAVVHTGRRDFLCPHCAQRFGRRDHLTRHLKKSHAQDPSQLAHMAQGAMKEEPSPTLGPVTLTKDATEAFSMSLYNPQHLQSASTSGVRHHHHHHSLVPGSLSAPLGVGCSMEPPKLQQQQLQQQQYLQPSRYQSGSTSYLKAEMENLLAELQCGPPAPQAAAPASSSRPGDLFPEGFGQDPHFPLRNSAFANTDPTSAANMDLSHLLGFLPFGLPPYSSPLSTGGLVMGYSTTTTAANSSPSSPQVSGPLPSFQLPQPQESQTSGPLNQLPAVFSSGFSSHTLPRFHQAFQQ, from the coding sequence ATGTACCACGGGAAGGACCACTTGAATAGTCATCTGCAGACCCACGATCCTAATAAGCAGAACTTGCAGTGTGAGGAATGTGGTAAGCACTACAACACCAGACTGGGTTACAGGCGTCATGTAGCGACACATGCTGCCTCCAGTACAGGAGACCTCACCTGCAAGGTGTGCCGGCAGAGTTTTGAGAGCATGCCTGCTCTCTTGGAGCACCTGAGCACCCACACGGGTAGACCACCACCGGCAGGCACTGctgtgagggagaggaggcacTCCTGTGACCACTGTGATCGTCGCTTCTACACCCGCAAAGACGTGCGGCGCCACGCTGTGGTACACACGGGTCGCAGGGACTTCCTGTGCCCGCACTGTGCCCAGCGATTTGGCCGCAGGGACCATCTCACGAGACATCTGAAGAAGAGCCATGCTCAGGATCCCAGTCAGCTTGCCCACATGGCCCAAGGTGCTATGAAAGAAGAGCCAAGCCCCACCTTAGGCCCTGTGACACTCACAAAGGACGCCACAGAGGCCTTCTCAATGAGCTTGTACAACCCTCAGCATCTACAGAGTGCTTCTACCTCAGGGgtacgccaccaccaccaccaccactctctgGTGCCTGGCTCCCTCTCAGCTCCTTTGGGGGTTGGGTGCAGTATGGAGCCTCCTAAGCTCCAGCAACAGCAGCTTCAGCAGCAACAATACCTACAGCCGTCTAGGTATCAGTCTGGATCTACCTCATACCTGAAGGCAGAAATGGAGAACCTCCTGGCAGAACTCCAGTGTGGGCCACCCGCCCCTCAGGCCGCTGCCCCTGCATCCTCATCCCGACCGGGAGACTTGTTTCCAGAAGGCTTTGGTCAAGACCCTCACTTCCCACTCAGGAACTCTGCCTTTGCTAACACAGACCCCACCTCTGCTGCTAATATGgacctctctcatctcttagGGTTCTTGCCATTTGGTTTGCCTCCTTATAGCAGTCCTTTGAGCACAGGAGGTCTTGTGATGGGTTACTCAACGACCACCACAGCTGCCAATTCTTCACCATCTTCTCCACAAGTGTCAGGGCCACTTCCCTCATTTCAGCTACCGCAGCCTCAGGAGTCCCAGACCTCAGGTCCCCTGAACCAGCTCCCTGCAGTGTTTAGCTCTGGTTTCAgttcacacacactgccacgaTTCCACCAGGCTTTTCAACAGTGA
- the pan2 gene encoding PAN2-PAN3 deadenylation complex catalytic subunit PAN2 isoform X6 codes for MEHEFDAFSGSLSDFDVHGNLLAACGFSSRGLNGLACDRFLMVYDLRMMRAITPLQVHVDPLFLRFIPTYTSRLAIISQSGQCQFCEPTGLANLADVFHVNTVGQLLMSFEVSSSKQALSFGDSGGCVHLWSSTPDVTYNGYSRETDFALPCLVDSLPQLDWGHDLLPLSLIPTPLTTESLVSDWPTTLATPSPRHAPAVDPEILRTMKTVGFIGYAPNPRTRPRNQVPYKIKEVELEYDGYNQVPESPIGRDEEPHLYMVPKKYRKVTIKYSKLGLEDFDFKHYNRTLFAGLEPHIPNAYCNSMIQVLYFLEPIRCLVQNHLCQKEFCLACELGFLFHMLDLSRGDPCQASNFLRAFRTIPEASALGLILADSDEQTGKARLGRLIQSWNRFILTQLHQETQEQEGPQAYRGASSSASGASTESAIGHLFGCEVENSSLCRCGKETVRSSLTLLFTLHYPEQSSTDKTPKEYDFVDILKKSICLEQSTQAWCDNCEKYQPTVQTRNIRCLPDVLVINCEVNSVKEMEFWKVQAEYAHAKALKKEAAEPPKPKPEPLPTEWCLENELSNTEGLTFDTKAEDLQHVWIPLSLKMSISKTQGLEVTSWPEGEELSAAEEAEGASVYDLVVSVSHVLDARTGGNLVAHIKVGETYHQRKEGVTHQQWYLFNDFLIEPIDKQTESAQFDVNWKVPAILYYAKRNYHSKYDLRIKNPIEASVLLTEASLARKQRKSHATFIPLMVSEMPQAGDLVGLDAEFVTLNQEEAELRSDGTKSTIKPSQMSVARITCVRGQGSNERVPFIDDYISTQEQVVDYLTQYSGIKPGDLDAKISSKHLTTLKSTYLKLRFLIDTGVRFVGHGLQKDFRVINLLVPKDQVIDTVYLFHMPRKRMISLRFLAWYFLDLNIQGETHDSIEDARTALQLYRKYLELSRGGNDDIRKVLKGLYEKGRKQDWKVPEADPTDGQGSPKKFSSVSFGDGAVNNV; via the exons atggagcatgaGTTCGATGCCTTCTCGGGCAGCCTGTCCGACTTTGACGTCCACGGCAACCTGCTAGCAGCGTGTGGCTTCTCCAGTCGGGGCCTGAACGGGCTGGCCTGCGACCGCTTCCTCATGGTGTACGACCTGCGCATGATGCGGGCCATCACGCCGCTCCAGGTGCACGTGGACCCGCTCTTCCTCCGCTTCATTCCCACGTACACCTCCCGCCTGGCCATCATCTCTCAGAGTG GCCAGTGCCAGTTCTGTGAGCCGACCGGCTTGGCCAACTTGGCTGATGTGTTCCATGTCAACACAGTGGGCCAGCTGCTCATGAGCTTTGAGGTGTCCTCTAGCAAGCAGGCGCTGTCCTTTGGTGACTCGGGCGGCTGTGTGCACCTGTGGTCCAGCACCCCAGACGTGACCTACAACGGGTACTCGCGTGAGACGGACTTCGCCCTACCCTGCCTGGTGGACTCGCTCCCTCAGCTGGACTGGGGGCACGACCTGCTGCCTCTCTCGCTCATCCCCACCCCGCTGACCACAGAGTCCCTGGTCTCGGACTGGCCCACCACCCTGGCCACTCCTAGCCCCAG acatgcaccTGCTGTGGACCCAGAAATTCTTCGTACCATGAAAACAGTGGGCTTTATTGGCTACGCCCCCAATCCACGCACGCGTCCCAGAAATCAG GTTCCCTACAAGATCAAAGAGGTGGAGCTGGAGTATGATGGCTACAACCAAGTTCCAGAGTCCCCCATTGGGCGAGATGAAGagccacacttatacatggtCCCAAAGAAGTATCGCAAG GTCACCATTAAATACTCAAAACTTGGACTTGAGGACTTTGATTTCAAGCATTACAACAGAACGCTGTTTGCTGGCCTGGAGCCACATATTCCCAACGCTTACTGCAACAGTATGATCCAG GTGCTGTACTTTCTGGAGCCGATCCGGTGCCTGGTGCAGAATCACCTGTGCCAGAAGGAGTTCTGTTTGGCCTGTGAACTTGGCTTCCTTTTCCACATGCTGGACCTGTCCAGAGGAGACCCCTGCCAG GCCAGTAACTTCTTGCGAGCTTTCCGCACCATTCCCGAGGCGTCTGCACTGGGCCTGATCCTGGCCGACTCGGACGAGCAGACAGGCAAGGCCAGGCTGGGCCGCCTCATCCAGAGCTGGAACCGCTTCATCCTCACCCAGCTCCACCAGGAGACCCAGGAGCAGGAAGGGCCCCAGGCCTACCGGGGGGCCAGCAGCAG TGCCTCGGGGGCATCAACAGAGTCTGCGATCGGCCATCTGTTTGGCTGCGAGGTGGAGAACAGTAGTCTGTGCCGCTGCGGGAAGGAGACGGTGCGCTCTTCGCTgacgctgctcttcaccctgcacTACCCCGAACAGAGCTCCACTG ATAAAACTCCTAAAGAGTATGATTTTGTGGATATCCTAAAAAAGAGCATCTGTCTGGAGCAGAGCACGCAGGCTTGGTGTGACAACTGTGAGAAGTACCAGCCTACA GTGCAGACGCGTAACATCCGTTGCCTGCCCGACGTGCTGGTCATCAACTGTGAGGTGAACAGTGTGAAGGAGATGGAGTTTTGGAAGGTGCAGGCCGAG TATGCTCATGCCAAAGCCCTGAAGAAAGAAGCCGCCGAACCACCGAAGCCCAAACCCGAACCTCTGCCGACCGAATGGTGCCTGGA GAATGAGCTGTCCAACACGGAGGGCCTGACCTTTGACACCAAGGCAGAGGACCTGCAGCACGTGTGGATCCCCCTCAGCCTGAAGATGTCCATCAGCAAGACCCAGGGCCTGGAGGTCACGAGCTGGCCTGAGGGGGAAGAG CTAAGTGCTGCAGAGGAGGCTGAAGGGGCTTCTGTGTATGACCTGGTGGTGTCCGTCTCACACGTGCTGGACGCTCGCACCGGTGGCAACTTGGTGGCCCACATCAAAGTAGGGGAGACTTACCACCAGAGGAAGGAG GGTGTGACGCATCAGCAGTGGTATTTGTTCAATGATTTCCTAATTGAACCCATCGACAAG CAGACTGAATCTGCCCAGTTTGATGTGAACTGGAAGGTCCCAGCTATTCTCTACTATGCCAAGAGGAACTACCACTCCAAATATGACCTGCGCA TTAAAAATCCTATAGAGGCCAGTGTGCTTCTCACAGAGGCTTCTCTGGCGCGTAAGCAGAGGAAGAGTCATGCGACCTTCATCCCCCTCATGGTCAGCGAGATGCCGCAGGCAGGAGATCTGGTGGGACTGGATGCCGAGTTTGTCACACTGAATCAG GAGGAGGCAGAGCTCCGCAGTGACGGCACTAAATCCACCATCAAGCCCAGCCAGATGTCTGTGGCCCGCATCACCTGCGTGAGGGGCCAGGGGTCCAATGAGAGAGTGCCCTTCATAGACGATTACATCTCTACTCAAGAGCAG GTTGTTGACTACCTGACTCAGTATTCTGGAATCAAGCCTGGTGATCTTGATGCTAAGATTTCCTCCAAGCACTTGACCACTCTCAAGTCCACTTACCTCAAGCTGCGCTTCCTCATTGACACAGGGGTTCGGTTTGTGGGCCATGGCTTACAAAAGGACTTCCGTGTCATTAACTTATTG GTACCGAAAGACCAGGTCATTGACACAGTGTACCTCTTTCACATGCCACGCAAGAGAATGATCTCATTACGTTTCCTTGCCTGGTACTTCCTGG ATCTGAATATTCAGGGTGAAACACACGACAGTATTGAAGATGCCCGCACAGCCCTGCAGCTCTACAGGAAGTACTTGGAGTTGAGTCGAGGGGGCAACGATGATATCCGGAAAGTTCTAAAGGGACTGTATGAGAAGGGACGCAAGCAGGATTGGAAAGTTCCAGAGGCTGATCCCACAGATGGTCAAGGTAGCCCAAAAAA GTTCAGCAGTGTTTCCTTCGGTGATGGAGCTGTAAATAATGTTTGA